The genomic segment AACTCTTTTGGTATATAATTATTGCGACGGTACCGGCGGTTTTGGTCGCATTGATGGTAGGGGAAAAGATAGAAGAGTATTTTAGGAATCCGGTTTCTGTGGCGGTAATGCTCGGGCTTTTTGGGCTAGTACTTTATCTTGCCGACTTAATAGGTAGAAAAAATAAGCCTCTCGGCGCGCTTACTGCCCAAAAATCATTTTTGATAGGGCTATGCCAGGCGCTCGCGATTATGCCGGGCGTATCGCGTTCAGGCGTAACGATAAGCGGCGGCTTGTTTTTGGGCCTCAATAGAGAAAGCGCTGCGAAATTTTCCTTTTTGTTAAGCGCGCCGATAATATTTGGGGCTAGTATCTACAAAATGGATGAGATTATAGCGCTTAGTTCCTCATCTTCTTGGGTATCTTTTGTCGGAGGGTTTGCCGCGGCGTTCTTAAGCAGCATTATAGCCATACACTTTCTCTTAAAATTTATAAAGAGTCATCCCTTTACGGTATTTGCTATATACAGATTGGCGCTATCGGCGGCATTATTGGCGATTTTTATGT from the Candidatus Omnitrophota bacterium genome contains:
- the uppP gene encoding undecaprenyl-diphosphatase UppP, with amino-acid sequence MNTELIHSIILGLIQGLTEFLPISSSAHLIVLPWFMGWKEHSMALDVSLHLATFFAVMFYFRDDWIKILREGALSIKEKTLAGPLERKLFWYIIIATVPAVLVALMVGEKIEEYFRNPVSVAVMLGLFGLVLYLADLIGRKNKPLGALTAQKSFLIGLCQALAIMPGVSRSGVTISGGLFLGLNRESAAKFSFLLSAPIIFGASIYKMDEIIALSSSSSWVSFVGGFAAAFLSSIIAIHFLLKFIKSHPFTVFAIYRLALSAALLAIFMFGGN